In Manis pentadactyla isolate mManPen7 chromosome 3, mManPen7.hap1, whole genome shotgun sequence, a single window of DNA contains:
- the TOR1A gene encoding torsin-1A isoform X2: MKPGAAALGLLLLAPLGVRAVEPISLGLALAGVLTGYISYPRLYCLFAECCGQKRSLSREALQKDLDSKLFGQHLAKKVILNAVSGFIRNPKPKKPLTLSLHGWTGTGKNFASKIIAENIYEGGLNSDYVHLFVATLHFPHASNITLYKDQLQLWIRGNVSACARSIFIFDEMDKMHAGLIDAIKPFLDYYDHVDGVSYQKAIFIFLSNAGAERITDVALDFWRSGKQREDIKLKDMEPALSVSAFNNKNKKRWLSKKSCCGCLQRR; encoded by the exons ATGAAGCCGGGCGCGGCCGCGCTGGGCCTGCTGCTGCTGGCGCCGTTGGGGGTGCGGGCGGTGGAGCCCATCAGCCTGGGACTGGCCCTGGCCGGCGTGCTCACCGGCTACATCTCCTACCCGCGCCTCTATTGCCTCTTCGCCGAGTGCTGCGGCCAGAAGCGGAGCCTCAGCCGGGAGG CGCTGCAGAAGGATCTGGACAGCAAGCTCTTTGGACAGCATCTTGCAAAGAAAGTCATCTTAAATGCCGTGTCTGGCTTCATAAGGAACCCGAAGCCCAAGAAACCTCTCACCCTCTCCTTACACGGGTGGACTGGCACCGGCAAAAATTTTGCCAGCAAGATCATCGCAGAGAATATTTACGAGGGTGGTCTGAACAGTGACTATGTCCACCTGTTTGTGGCCACACTGCACTTTCCACATGCCTCCAACATCACCCTGTATAAG GATCAGCTACAGCTGTGGATTCGCGGCAACGTGAGTGCCTGTGCAAGGTCCATCTTCATATTTGATGAAATGGACAAGATGCATGCCGGCCTCATAGACGCCATCAAGCCTTTCCTAGACTACTACGACCATGTGGACGGGGTCTCCTATCAGAAAGCCATCTTCATATTTCTCAG CAATGCTGGAGCAGAAAGGATCACAGACGTGGCTTTAGATTTCTGGAGAAGTGGGAAGCAGAGGGAAGATATCAAGCTCAAAGATATGGAGCCCGCCTTGTCTGTGTCGGCCTTCAAtaacaagaaca AAAAAAGGTGGTTGAGCAAGAAAAGCTGCTGTGGGTGCCTCCAAAGGAGATGA
- the TOR1A gene encoding torsin-1A isoform X1: protein MKPGAAALGLLLLAPLGVRAVEPISLGLALAGVLTGYISYPRLYCLFAECCGQKRSLSREALQKDLDSKLFGQHLAKKVILNAVSGFIRNPKPKKPLTLSLHGWTGTGKNFASKIIAENIYEGGLNSDYVHLFVATLHFPHASNITLYKDQLQLWIRGNVSACARSIFIFDEMDKMHAGLIDAIKPFLDYYDHVDGVSYQKAIFIFLSNAGAERITDVALDFWRSGKQREDIKLKDMEPALSVSAFNNKNSGFWHSSLIDRNLIDYFVPFLPLEYKHLKMCIRVEMQSRGLEIDEDIVTRVAEEMTFFPREERVFSDKGCKTVFTKLDYYYDD from the exons ATGAAGCCGGGCGCGGCCGCGCTGGGCCTGCTGCTGCTGGCGCCGTTGGGGGTGCGGGCGGTGGAGCCCATCAGCCTGGGACTGGCCCTGGCCGGCGTGCTCACCGGCTACATCTCCTACCCGCGCCTCTATTGCCTCTTCGCCGAGTGCTGCGGCCAGAAGCGGAGCCTCAGCCGGGAGG CGCTGCAGAAGGATCTGGACAGCAAGCTCTTTGGACAGCATCTTGCAAAGAAAGTCATCTTAAATGCCGTGTCTGGCTTCATAAGGAACCCGAAGCCCAAGAAACCTCTCACCCTCTCCTTACACGGGTGGACTGGCACCGGCAAAAATTTTGCCAGCAAGATCATCGCAGAGAATATTTACGAGGGTGGTCTGAACAGTGACTATGTCCACCTGTTTGTGGCCACACTGCACTTTCCACATGCCTCCAACATCACCCTGTATAAG GATCAGCTACAGCTGTGGATTCGCGGCAACGTGAGTGCCTGTGCAAGGTCCATCTTCATATTTGATGAAATGGACAAGATGCATGCCGGCCTCATAGACGCCATCAAGCCTTTCCTAGACTACTACGACCATGTGGACGGGGTCTCCTATCAGAAAGCCATCTTCATATTTCTCAG CAATGCTGGAGCAGAAAGGATCACAGACGTGGCTTTAGATTTCTGGAGAAGTGGGAAGCAGAGGGAAGATATCAAGCTCAAAGATATGGAGCCCGCCTTGTCTGTGTCGGCCTTCAAtaacaagaaca gtgGCTTCTGGCACAGCAGCTTAATTGACCGAAATCTCATTGATTATTTTGTTCCCTTCCTCCCCCTGGAATACAAACACCTAAAAATGTGCATCAGAGTTGAAATGCAGTCCCGTGGCCTTGAAATTGATGAGGACATTGTAACCAGAGTGGCCGAGGAGATGACATTTTTTCCCAGGGAGGAGAGAGTTTTCTCTGACAAAGGCTGCAAAACTGTGTTCACTAAGTTAGATTACTACTATGATGACTGA